A region from the Benincasa hispida cultivar B227 chromosome 8, ASM972705v1, whole genome shotgun sequence genome encodes:
- the LOC120084088 gene encoding protein LATERAL ORGAN BOUNDARIES-like, with translation MGSTTTSNSHYYSPCAACKFLRRKCLAACVFAPYFPPEDPQKFANVHKVFGASNVAKLLNDVLPHQRQDAVVSLAYEAEARIRDPVYGCVGAISFLQKQVQRLQKELDAAKARLFLYSSTDFSTPFLPPHPQIITTPHPLIWNNNLNLHNNNNDIITNYSSMYFNGGI, from the coding sequence ATGGGATCAACAACAACAAGCAACAGCCATTATTACAGCCCTTGTGCAGCCTGCAAATTCCTAAGAAGAAAATGCTTAGCAGCATGTGTTTTTGCACCCTATTTTCCACCTGAAGATCCCCAAAAATTTGCCAATGTCCACAAGGTATTCGGAGCAAGTAACGTGGCAAAGCTCCTCAACGATGTTCTTCCTCATCAACGACAAGACGCCGTCGTTTCACTCGCTTACGAAGCCGAGGCGAGAATCAGAGATCCTGTATATGGGTGTGTTGGGGCAATTTCTTTCCTCCAAAAACAGGTCCAAAGACTCCAAAAGGAACTTGATGCTGCCAAAGCTCGCCTTTTTCTCTATTCTAGCACTGATTTCTCAACTCCCTTTTTGCCTCCTCACCCTCAGATTATTACTACTCCTCATCCACTGATTTGGAATAATAATCTTAAtcttcataataataataatgatattaTCACTAATTATTCTTCTATGTATTTTAATGGAGGAATTTGA